A single genomic interval of Nonomuraea rubra harbors:
- a CDS encoding PHP domain-containing protein codes for MGHGHHHHDHDHAHDHAHDHAHEQPGETEAAVARDLSVPDAELSPGQLSRRRMFRRAGLLGAGLTAAGVLGGEGQAAAAVTRDEGRGREPRDGYQWLAGDHHIHTQYSSDAVYRVIDHVRHANAFGLGWMVITDHGGAAHAKIGVEKVNPDIVAAREAVKDTLVFQGLEWNIPAAEHGTVFVAPGRNEVSTLKEFESSFDGSVKGASSNTPQNEALAIAGLNFLAEAVRRRRVPDALFLANHPSRKGIDSPHEIRGWRDAQPSIAIGMEGAPGHQAAGIAKPYGPGGGRGYYDGSPGADSFPGYPAESYKTFGGFDWMTSTVGGLWDSLLAEGKPWWITANSDAHWVHGDTSDRGPNSDFNANGRYEDPVYKGVPNFGSGDFWPGFYSRTHVGAEDFSYGAVMDALRAGRIWVDHGGLISGLVVRARAAGTGQRGVTLGSTLQVRRGARVELSIEVTLAGRPNWAQFVPTLARVDVIQGDVTGPVSDRDAFTTPNTKVVQSYEVNKNSGTVTFTYQLGAVDRPVYVRLRGTDGKRSAPGLLGAAVDPNGPQIDVYGDADPWNDLWFYSNPIWILPRR; via the coding sequence ATGGGCCACGGGCACCATCACCATGATCACGACCACGCGCACGACCACGCGCACGACCACGCGCACGAGCAGCCCGGAGAAACCGAGGCCGCCGTGGCGCGGGACCTGTCGGTTCCCGATGCCGAGCTGTCGCCGGGGCAGCTCTCGCGCCGGCGCATGTTCCGGCGGGCCGGGCTGCTGGGCGCCGGGCTGACCGCCGCCGGCGTGCTGGGCGGCGAGGGCCAGGCCGCCGCGGCCGTCACCAGGGACGAGGGGCGGGGCCGCGAGCCGAGGGACGGCTACCAGTGGCTGGCCGGCGACCACCACATCCACACGCAGTACAGCTCCGACGCCGTGTACCGGGTCATCGACCACGTGCGCCACGCCAACGCGTTCGGGCTGGGCTGGATGGTCATCACCGACCACGGCGGCGCCGCGCACGCCAAGATCGGCGTAGAGAAGGTCAACCCGGACATCGTGGCGGCACGCGAGGCCGTCAAGGACACGCTGGTCTTCCAGGGCCTGGAGTGGAACATCCCGGCCGCCGAGCACGGCACCGTGTTCGTCGCCCCCGGCCGGAACGAGGTCTCGACGCTCAAGGAGTTCGAGAGCTCCTTCGACGGGTCGGTGAAGGGCGCGAGCTCCAACACGCCGCAGAACGAGGCGCTGGCCATCGCCGGGCTGAACTTCCTGGCCGAGGCGGTCAGGAGGCGGCGCGTGCCGGACGCGCTGTTCCTGGCCAACCACCCCTCCAGGAAGGGCATCGACTCGCCGCACGAGATCCGCGGCTGGCGGGACGCGCAGCCGTCGATCGCGATCGGCATGGAGGGCGCGCCCGGCCACCAGGCCGCCGGCATCGCCAAGCCGTACGGGCCCGGCGGCGGGCGCGGCTACTACGACGGCAGCCCCGGCGCCGACTCCTTCCCCGGCTACCCGGCCGAGAGCTACAAGACCTTCGGCGGGTTCGACTGGATGACCTCCACCGTCGGCGGCCTGTGGGACAGCCTGCTGGCCGAGGGCAAGCCGTGGTGGATCACCGCCAACTCCGACGCGCACTGGGTGCACGGCGACACCAGCGACCGCGGCCCGAACAGCGACTTCAACGCCAACGGCCGCTACGAGGACCCCGTCTACAAGGGCGTGCCCAACTTCGGCTCCGGCGACTTCTGGCCCGGCTTCTACAGCAGGACGCACGTCGGCGCCGAGGACTTCTCCTACGGCGCCGTCATGGACGCCCTGCGCGCCGGGCGCATCTGGGTGGACCACGGCGGCCTGATCAGCGGGCTGGTGGTGCGGGCCCGCGCGGCCGGCACCGGCCAGCGGGGCGTGACGCTCGGCAGCACCCTCCAGGTACGGCGGGGCGCCCGCGTCGAGCTGTCCATCGAGGTCACCCTGGCCGGGCGGCCGAACTGGGCGCAGTTCGTGCCCACGCTGGCCCGGGTGGACGTCATCCAGGGCGACGTCACCGGCCCCGTCTCCGACAGGGACGCCTTCACCACGCCGAACACGAAGGTCGTGCAGTCGTACGAGGTGAACAAGAACAGCGGCACCGTCACCTTCACCTACCAGCTCGGCGCCGTCGACCGGCCCGTCTACGTGCGGCTGCGCGGCACCGACGGCAAGCGCAGCGCGCCCGGGCTGCTGGGCGCCGCCGTGGACCCGAACGGGCCGCAGATCGACGTGTACGGCGACGCCGACCCGTGGAACGACCTGTGGTTCTACAGCAACCCGATCTGGATCCTGCCGCGCCGATGA
- a CDS encoding lytic transglycosylase domain-containing protein, translated as MEGRQKHTRPRRLAWGAAVLTCAAACGAAPASRPSGPPSEPAPSTPAVTTAPPEQEFPAPDEKIPGSAAKLATALEETTEALSASIDAWTEGGSPAPGHPPEDVELLALHQQRIYRYAARHPGLAAKAFARLPDGLAAQARDNTAAIRGLLALAHPIKPDAVFKTQQPRPAGELLGYFKKAERRFGVEWEVLAAVMFAETKFGRVRADSHVGAQGPMQFMPATWKAYGMGGDVRDPRDAVMGAANYLKASGAPRDYRRALHAYNPSQAYVDAILLHSRQIKRDPRAYYAYYNWQVYVITTAGERRLTGP; from the coding sequence ATGGAGGGACGCCAGAAGCACACCCGGCCACGACGGCTCGCCTGGGGCGCGGCCGTGCTCACCTGCGCGGCGGCGTGCGGAGCGGCCCCGGCGAGCCGGCCGTCCGGCCCGCCGTCCGAGCCCGCGCCGTCCACGCCCGCGGTCACGACGGCGCCTCCCGAGCAGGAGTTCCCGGCTCCCGACGAGAAGATCCCCGGTAGCGCCGCGAAGCTGGCCACGGCCCTGGAGGAGACCACCGAGGCGCTCAGCGCGTCCATCGACGCCTGGACGGAGGGCGGCTCGCCTGCGCCGGGCCACCCGCCCGAGGACGTCGAGCTGCTGGCCCTGCACCAGCAGCGCATCTACCGCTACGCCGCCCGCCACCCCGGGCTGGCCGCCAAGGCCTTCGCCCGCCTGCCCGACGGCCTGGCCGCCCAGGCCAGGGACAACACGGCCGCCATCCGCGGGCTGCTCGCCCTGGCCCACCCCATCAAGCCGGACGCCGTCTTCAAGACGCAGCAGCCCCGGCCCGCCGGCGAGCTGCTCGGCTACTTCAAGAAGGCGGAGCGCAGGTTCGGGGTGGAGTGGGAGGTGCTGGCGGCGGTGATGTTCGCGGAGACGAAGTTCGGCCGGGTACGCGCCGACAGCCACGTCGGTGCCCAGGGGCCCATGCAGTTCATGCCCGCCACCTGGAAGGCGTACGGGATGGGCGGCGACGTGCGCGACCCGCGCGACGCGGTCATGGGCGCGGCCAACTACCTCAAGGCCAGCGGCGCGCCCCGCGACTACCGGCGGGCCCTGCACGCCTACAACCCGTCGCAGGCGTACGTGGACGCGATCCTGCTGCACTCGCGCCAGATCAAGCGCGACCCGCGCGCCTACTACGCGTACTACAACTGGCAGGTGTACGTGATCACCACGGCGGGGGAGCGCCGCCTGACCGGCCCGTAG